A section of the Tenrec ecaudatus isolate mTenEca1 chromosome 15, mTenEca1.hap1, whole genome shotgun sequence genome encodes:
- the LOC142427359 gene encoding large ribosomal subunit protein eL31-like, whose protein sequence is MAPVKKGGEKKGRSAINEVVTREYTINIHKRIHGVGFKKRAPRALKEIRKFAMKEMGTPDVRIDTRLNKAVWAKGIRNVPYRFRVRLSRKRNEDEDSPNKLYTLVTYVPVTTFKNLQTVNVDEN, encoded by the coding sequence ATGGCTCCCGTGAAGAAGGGCGGTGAGAAGAAGGGCCGTTCGGCCATCAACGAGGTCGTGACCAGGGAATACACCATCAACATTCACAAGCGTATCCATGGCGTGGGCTTCAAGAAGCGTGCCCCTCGGGCGCTCAAGGAGATTCGGAAGTTTGCCATGAAGGAGATGGGGACACCAGATGTACGAATCGACACCAGGCTCAACAAAGCTGTGTGGGCCAAAGGCATCAGGAACGTCCCTTACCGCTTCCGTGTGCGGTTGTCCAGGAAACGAAACGAGGATGAAGATTCCCCAAACAAGCTCTACACACTGGTCACCTACGTGCCCGTCACCACTTTCAAAAACCTACAGACAGTCAACGTGGATGAAAACTAG